The following are from one region of the Klebsiella aerogenes genome:
- a CDS encoding xylose ABC transporter ATP-binding protein, which produces MSWLLEMKNITKTFGAVKAVDNVSLRLNAGEVVSLCGENGSGKSTLMKVLCGIYSYGSYDGEIIFAGESLQASHIRDTERKGIAIIHQELALVKHLTVLENIFLGAEISRHGLLDYETMTLRCQKLLAQVNLSISPDTRVGELGLGQQQLVEIAKALNKQVRLLILDEPTASLTEQETATLLAIIRDLQHHGIACIYISHKLNEVKAISDTICVIRDGQHIGTRDASGMNEDDIITMMVGRELTALYPNEPHSHGDEILRIEHLTAWHPVNRHIKRVNDISFSLRRGEILGIAGLVGAGRTEAVQCLFGVWPGRWQGSIFIDGQPVTINNCQQAIAHGIAMVPEDRKKDGIVPVMAVGKNITLAALNQFTGPASSLDDAAEQHCIQQSIQQLKIKTSSPDLAIGRLSGGNQQKAILARCLLLNPRILILDEPTRGIDIGAKYEIYKLINQLVQKGIAVIVISSELPEVLGLSDRVLVMHEGKLKADLVNQGLTQEQVMEAALRSERHVEKHVV; this is translated from the coding sequence ATGTCCTGGTTACTCGAAATGAAGAACATAACTAAAACCTTCGGTGCCGTTAAAGCCGTGGATAACGTCAGTCTGCGGCTTAATGCCGGAGAAGTCGTGTCATTGTGCGGCGAAAATGGTTCGGGGAAATCGACGCTAATGAAAGTGCTGTGCGGCATCTATTCGTACGGCAGCTATGACGGCGAGATTATTTTTGCGGGCGAATCACTGCAGGCCAGCCATATTCGCGATACTGAGCGTAAAGGCATCGCGATTATTCACCAGGAGCTGGCGCTGGTGAAACACCTGACAGTACTGGAAAATATCTTTCTCGGCGCGGAGATCTCACGCCACGGTCTGTTGGATTACGAAACCATGACCCTGCGCTGCCAGAAGCTACTGGCGCAGGTTAATTTATCGATCTCGCCCGATACCCGCGTCGGTGAGTTAGGCCTTGGTCAACAGCAGTTGGTTGAAATCGCTAAGGCGCTGAATAAACAGGTTCGGCTGCTTATTCTCGATGAACCTACCGCCTCATTAACCGAACAAGAGACAGCGACGCTGCTGGCGATTATTCGCGATCTGCAACATCACGGCATTGCCTGTATTTATATTTCGCACAAGCTGAATGAAGTCAAAGCAATATCCGACACCATCTGCGTCATTCGCGACGGCCAGCATATCGGCACCCGCGACGCCAGCGGCATGAACGAAGATGACATTATCACCATGATGGTCGGGCGCGAGCTTACCGCGCTTTATCCTAACGAGCCGCACAGTCACGGCGATGAGATCCTGCGGATCGAACATTTAACCGCCTGGCATCCGGTGAACCGCCATATCAAACGCGTCAACGATATCTCATTCTCCCTGCGCCGCGGAGAAATCCTCGGTATCGCCGGACTGGTCGGCGCCGGGCGCACCGAGGCGGTGCAGTGTCTGTTTGGCGTCTGGCCGGGGCGCTGGCAGGGAAGTATTTTCATCGATGGCCAGCCGGTAACGATTAACAACTGTCAGCAGGCTATCGCCCATGGCATTGCCATGGTGCCGGAAGACCGCAAAAAAGACGGCATCGTCCCGGTGATGGCGGTCGGCAAGAATATTACTCTCGCGGCGTTAAACCAGTTCACTGGCCCGGCGAGCAGCCTCGACGACGCCGCAGAGCAGCACTGCATCCAGCAGTCTATTCAACAGCTGAAAATCAAAACCTCCTCGCCAGACCTGGCGATAGGTCGCCTGAGCGGCGGTAATCAACAAAAGGCGATTCTGGCCCGCTGTCTGTTGCTCAATCCGCGTATTTTGATCCTTGATGAGCCGACTCGCGGCATCGACATCGGTGCGAAATACGAAATTTATAAGTTAATCAACCAACTGGTGCAGAAAGGTATCGCCGTCATTGTGATCTCATCTGAGTTGCCCGAAGTGCTCGGGCTCAGCGATCGGGTGCTGGTGATGCACGAAGGCAAGCTAAAAGCCGATTTAGTTAATCAAGGTCTGACCCAGGAACAGGTGATGGAAGCCGCACTGAGGAGCGAACGCCATGTCGAAAAACACGTCGTCTGA
- the xylF gene encoding D-xylose ABC transporter substrate-binding protein → MKIKNLCLTLCASSLLLASMAGMAKEVKIGMAIDDLRLERWQKDRDIFVNKAESLGAKIFVQSANGNEETQMSQIENMINRGVDVLVIIPYNGQVLSNVIKEAKQEGIKVLAYDRMINNADIDFYISFDNEKVGEMQAQSLVNKVPQGNYFLMGGSPVDNNAKLFRAGQMKVLKPYVDDGKIKIVGDQWVDGWLPENALKIMENALTANNNKIDAVVASNDATAGGAIQALSAQGLAGKVAISGQDADLAGVKRIISGTQTMTVYKPITTLATNAAEIAVELGNDQQPKADATLNNGLKDVPSRLLTPIEVNKENIDATVIKDGFHKKSEL, encoded by the coding sequence ATGAAGATAAAGAACCTTTGCCTTACGCTCTGCGCTTCATCGCTCCTTCTCGCCAGCATGGCGGGTATGGCTAAAGAAGTTAAGATTGGCATGGCTATCGACGACCTCCGTCTGGAGCGTTGGCAAAAAGATCGCGATATTTTTGTTAATAAAGCCGAATCATTAGGTGCCAAAATATTTGTCCAGTCCGCCAATGGCAACGAAGAAACACAAATGTCGCAAATTGAAAATATGATCAACCGCGGCGTCGATGTTTTAGTCATTATTCCTTATAACGGTCAGGTACTCAGCAACGTTATTAAAGAGGCAAAACAAGAAGGCATTAAAGTTCTTGCTTATGACCGCATGATTAATAATGCCGACATCGATTTTTATATTTCTTTCGATAACGAAAAAGTCGGTGAAATGCAGGCCCAGAGCCTGGTGAACAAGGTACCTCAGGGTAATTATTTCCTGATGGGCGGTTCGCCGGTGGATAATAATGCCAAGCTGTTCCGCGCCGGACAAATGAAAGTCCTCAAGCCTTATGTTGATGATGGTAAAATTAAGATCGTCGGCGATCAGTGGGTTGATGGCTGGCTGCCGGAAAACGCGCTAAAAATAATGGAAAACGCGCTGACGGCGAATAACAACAAAATCGATGCGGTGGTTGCCTCCAACGATGCGACCGCTGGCGGCGCAATCCAGGCCTTAAGCGCTCAGGGGCTGGCCGGCAAAGTGGCGATTTCCGGTCAGGATGCCGATCTGGCAGGAGTGAAGCGCATTATTTCCGGCACCCAGACCATGACCGTCTATAAGCCCATTACCACGCTTGCCACCAACGCCGCGGAAATCGCCGTTGAACTGGGCAACGACCAGCAACCGAAAGCCGACGCCACGCTCAATAACGGGCTAAAAGACGTTCCCTCGCGCCTGCTAACGCCCATTGAAGTCAATAAAGAGAATATCGACGCCACGGTCATTAAAGACGGTTTCCACAAGAAGAGTGAACTGTAA
- the xylA gene encoding xylose isomerase, translating to MQTYFDQLDRVRYEGPKSTNSLAFRHYNPDELVLGKRMEEHLRFAACYWHTFCWNGADMFGVGSFDRPWQQPGEALEMAKRKADVAFEFFHKLNVPYYCFHDVDVSPEGASLKEYGNNFAQMVDVLAEKQQQSGVKLLWGTANCFTHPRYGAGAATNPDPEVFSWAATQVVTAMNATHKLGGENYVLWGGREGYETLLNTDLRQEREQIGRFMQLVVEHKHKIGFQGTLLIEPKPQEPTKHQYDYDASTVYGFLKQFGLEKEIKLNIEANHATLAGHSFHHEIATAIALGLFGSVDANRGDAQLGWDTDQFPNSVEENALVMYEILKAGGFTTGGLNFDAKVRRQSTDKYDLFYGHIGAMDTMALALKVAARMIEGGELDKRVAKRYSGWNGELGQQILKGQMTLTDIAQYATQHNLAPQHHSGHQERLENLVNHYLFDK from the coding sequence ATGCAGACCTATTTCGATCAACTCGATCGCGTTCGTTATGAAGGCCCAAAATCGACTAATTCACTGGCTTTTCGTCACTACAACCCGGATGAACTGGTACTGGGTAAACGTATGGAAGAGCACCTGCGCTTCGCGGCCTGCTACTGGCACACCTTCTGCTGGAATGGCGCGGATATGTTTGGCGTCGGGTCATTCGATCGCCCCTGGCAGCAGCCGGGCGAAGCGCTGGAGATGGCGAAACGCAAAGCGGATGTGGCGTTCGAGTTTTTCCACAAATTGAATGTGCCGTATTACTGCTTCCACGATGTCGATGTTTCCCCGGAAGGGGCTTCGTTGAAGGAGTACGGTAATAACTTCGCTCAGATGGTTGACGTGCTGGCGGAAAAACAACAGCAAAGCGGCGTGAAGCTGCTGTGGGGGACGGCAAACTGCTTTACCCACCCACGTTACGGCGCAGGCGCGGCGACTAACCCCGATCCGGAAGTCTTCAGCTGGGCGGCGACTCAGGTCGTCACCGCGATGAACGCCACTCACAAACTGGGCGGTGAAAACTATGTGCTGTGGGGCGGCCGCGAGGGTTATGAAACTCTGCTTAATACCGATCTGCGCCAGGAACGCGAGCAGATTGGCCGCTTTATGCAGCTGGTGGTAGAACACAAACACAAAATTGGCTTCCAGGGAACTCTGCTGATCGAGCCGAAGCCGCAAGAGCCGACAAAACATCAGTATGACTATGATGCTTCCACCGTTTATGGTTTCCTCAAACAGTTTGGTCTGGAAAAAGAGATTAAACTGAACATTGAAGCTAACCATGCGACGCTTGCCGGTCACTCTTTCCATCACGAAATCGCGACGGCCATCGCGCTGGGCCTGTTCGGTTCGGTTGACGCCAACCGCGGCGATGCGCAGCTGGGTTGGGATACCGACCAGTTCCCGAACAGCGTGGAAGAGAATGCGTTGGTGATGTATGAGATCCTCAAAGCGGGCGGCTTCACCACTGGCGGTCTTAACTTTGATGCCAAAGTTCGTCGTCAGAGCACCGACAAATACGATCTCTTCTACGGCCATATTGGCGCGATGGATACCATGGCGCTGGCGCTGAAAGTCGCGGCGCGGATGATCGAAGGCGGCGAGCTGGATAAACGCGTGGCGAAACGCTATTCCGGCTGGAACGGTGAACTGGGTCAACAGATCCTCAAAGGCCAGATGACGCTGACTGACATCGCGCAGTATGCGACGCAGCACAACCTGGCGCCGCAGCATCACAGCGGCCATCAGGAGCGCTTGGAAAACCTGGTGAACCATTATCTGTTCGATAAGTAA
- the xylB gene encoding xylulokinase — MYIGIDLGTSGVKAILLNEQGDVLATHTEKLTVSRPHPLWSEQDPEQWWQATDRAMQALGAQHSLREVKALGIAGQMHGATLLDKQQRVLRPAILWNDGRCGEECMLLEEKVSASRQITGNLMMPGFTAPKLLWVQRHEADIFRQVDKVLLPKDYLRLRMSGELASDMSDAAGTMWMNVAQRDWSDEMLAACGLSRDNMPALFEGCDVTGQLRAEVASAWNMPQALVVAGGGDNAAGAVGVGMADAGQAMLSLGTSGVYFAVSDGFLSKPESAVHSFCHALPGRWHLMSVMLSAASCLDWAAKLTGLGSVPLLIAAAQVADENADPIWFLPYLSGERTPHNNPQAKGVFFGLTHQHGPSELARAVLEGVGYALADGMDVVHACGVKPESVTLIGGGARSAYWRQMLADISGQQLDFRTGGDVGPALGAARLAQLAVHQDAAFSDFLPQLPLEQAHLPDAQRFARYAPCREVFRQIYQQLKPLMA; from the coding sequence ATGTATATCGGGATTGATTTAGGGACCTCGGGCGTAAAAGCCATTCTGCTCAACGAACAGGGCGATGTACTGGCTACGCATACCGAAAAACTCACCGTCTCGCGCCCGCATCCGCTCTGGTCCGAACAAGATCCCGAACAGTGGTGGCAGGCAACAGATCGCGCAATGCAGGCGCTGGGAGCGCAACACTCCCTGCGCGAAGTCAAAGCCTTAGGTATCGCCGGACAGATGCATGGTGCCACGCTGCTCGACAAACAGCAGCGCGTGTTGCGCCCGGCGATTTTATGGAATGACGGCCGCTGTGGCGAAGAATGTATGCTGCTGGAAGAAAAAGTCAGCGCTTCGCGACAGATAACTGGCAACCTGATGATGCCGGGTTTCACGGCGCCTAAACTGCTGTGGGTGCAGCGCCATGAAGCCGATATCTTCAGGCAGGTCGATAAGGTGCTGTTACCGAAAGATTATCTACGCCTGCGGATGAGCGGCGAGCTCGCCAGCGATATGTCCGACGCCGCTGGCACGATGTGGATGAATGTCGCTCAGCGTGACTGGAGCGATGAGATGCTCGCTGCTTGCGGACTGAGTCGCGACAATATGCCCGCGTTGTTTGAAGGCTGCGATGTCACCGGGCAACTCCGCGCCGAAGTGGCCAGTGCATGGAATATGCCGCAGGCGCTGGTGGTGGCGGGCGGCGGCGACAATGCCGCCGGTGCTGTTGGCGTCGGCATGGCTGATGCCGGACAGGCGATGTTGTCGCTCGGCACTTCAGGCGTCTATTTTGCCGTTAGCGATGGTTTTCTGAGTAAACCGGAAAGCGCGGTGCATAGCTTCTGTCACGCGCTGCCAGGCCGCTGGCATCTAATGTCGGTGATGCTCAGCGCCGCTTCCTGTCTGGATTGGGCGGCGAAGCTGACCGGGCTTGGCAGCGTCCCGTTGCTTATCGCCGCAGCGCAGGTCGCAGATGAAAATGCCGACCCGATATGGTTCCTGCCGTATCTTTCAGGCGAGCGTACGCCGCACAATAACCCGCAGGCGAAGGGCGTCTTCTTTGGTCTCACGCATCAGCATGGGCCGTCCGAGCTGGCGCGGGCGGTACTTGAAGGGGTGGGTTACGCGTTAGCGGACGGTATGGATGTTGTTCATGCCTGCGGCGTGAAACCGGAAAGCGTCACGCTTATCGGCGGTGGCGCGCGTAGCGCATACTGGCGGCAAATGCTCGCGGATATTAGCGGCCAGCAGTTGGATTTCCGCACCGGCGGCGATGTCGGTCCGGCGTTAGGCGCGGCAAGGCTGGCGCAGCTGGCTGTTCACCAGGATGCGGCTTTCTCTGACTTCCTGCCTCAGCTTCCGTTGGAGCAAGCGCACCTGCCTGATGCCCAACGTTTTGCCCGTTATGCGCCGTGCCGTGAAGTGTTCCGCCAGATCTATCAGCAGCTTAAACCGCTGATGGCATAA
- the yiaB gene encoding inner membrane protein YiaB has protein sequence MKLKRTTARFIMLLGALVYLIGIWRTCPLFSGKGYFLCVLVMGVFAVLTYQRTEQETQRDDDFISLCRLVLLLAVGLLLVGAWFVPAPWREKGVYVMAWFVCMYGASATFYPAKITEKARSNSVE, from the coding sequence ATGAAATTAAAACGTACGACGGCAAGATTCATCATGCTGCTGGGTGCGCTGGTTTACTTAATCGGTATCTGGCGAACCTGCCCGCTATTCAGTGGTAAAGGCTATTTCCTCTGCGTGCTGGTGATGGGGGTCTTTGCAGTACTTACGTACCAGCGAACGGAACAGGAAACGCAGCGGGACGATGATTTTATCTCCTTGTGTCGGCTGGTACTGTTGTTAGCGGTGGGATTGCTACTGGTTGGCGCCTGGTTTGTCCCGGCGCCATGGCGTGAAAAAGGCGTTTACGTTATGGCGTGGTTCGTGTGTATGTATGGCGCCTCGGCAACGTTTTATCCAGCCAAAATCACGGAAAAAGCGCGCAGTAACTCAGTGGAATAG
- a CDS encoding acyltransferase: MQEKINWITNLRGIACLMVVMIHSTTWYITHPHSISLFEWDIANLLNSASRVSVPLFFMISGYLFFGERSAKPRHFLRIALCILFYSALALLYITLFTHINVELSLKNLLQKPVFYHLWFFFAIVVIYLLSPLIQVKQVSGKTLLALMLMMGIIANPNMVSIKAGGVEWLPVNLYINGDTFYYVLYGILGRAIGAMDTDKKGLTLLCALLFTATVWVISRGTQHELQWRGDFGDTWYLYCGPAVFVSAISLLTLGKNILNGRELPGIALIARHSLGIYGFHALFIHALRASGLTLSRWPLLDIIWIFVAALLGSLLLSMLVQRVDNRRLVS; this comes from the coding sequence ATGCAGGAAAAAATTAACTGGATTACGAATTTGCGCGGTATAGCCTGTCTGATGGTGGTCATGATTCACAGCACGACCTGGTATATTACCCACCCGCATAGCATTAGCTTATTCGAGTGGGATATCGCCAACCTGCTTAACTCAGCATCGCGCGTCAGCGTCCCGTTATTTTTCATGATTTCAGGCTATCTGTTTTTTGGCGAGCGCAGCGCTAAACCACGCCATTTTCTGCGCATCGCGCTGTGCATCCTGTTCTACAGCGCCCTGGCGCTGCTCTATATCACTCTGTTTACTCATATCAACGTTGAACTGTCATTGAAGAATTTACTGCAGAAACCGGTGTTTTATCACCTGTGGTTTTTCTTCGCTATCGTGGTGATTTACCTGCTCTCGCCACTGATCCAGGTGAAACAGGTCAGCGGAAAAACGCTGCTGGCGTTGATGCTGATGATGGGCATCATCGCTAACCCCAATATGGTGAGCATCAAAGCAGGCGGCGTCGAATGGCTACCGGTAAATCTCTATATCAACGGCGATACCTTTTATTATGTGCTGTACGGGATCCTTGGCCGAGCGATTGGCGCCATGGACACCGACAAAAAAGGATTAACACTGCTGTGCGCGCTGCTGTTTACCGCCACGGTGTGGGTGATTTCACGCGGTACGCAACATGAACTGCAATGGCGCGGCGATTTTGGCGATACCTGGTATCTGTACTGCGGGCCGGCAGTGTTTGTCAGCGCGATATCCCTGCTAACGCTGGGCAAAAATATCCTGAATGGCCGTGAACTCCCCGGCATCGCCTTAATCGCCCGACATTCGCTAGGCATTTATGGTTTTCATGCGCTGTTTATCCATGCGCTGCGTGCCAGCGGACTGACGCTAAGCCGCTGGCCGTTGCTGGATATTATATGGATTTTCGTCGCCGCGCTGTTGGGTAGCTTGCTACTGTCTATGCTGGTGCAGCGAGTGGACAACCGCCGACTGGTGAGCTGA
- a CDS encoding YsaB family lipoprotein, translating to MKYFVSALLALLLVGCSQTPAQPVQKAQKARITPQTTLNMEKLCKDQAALRYSTDTRRVDVNHFEQFQASYELSGLTSQNERFICSFDPDGQFLHLSMR from the coding sequence ATGAAATATTTCGTTTCCGCCCTGTTGGCGCTGCTGCTGGTCGGCTGCAGCCAAACGCCCGCTCAACCGGTCCAAAAAGCGCAAAAAGCGCGTATTACGCCGCAAACCACGCTGAACATGGAAAAGTTATGCAAGGATCAGGCTGCGTTACGCTACAGCACGGATACCCGTCGCGTCGATGTGAATCATTTCGAACAGTTCCAGGCGAGCTATGAGCTTTCTGGTCTGACTTCGCAGAATGAGCGTTTTATCTGTTCTTTTGATCCGGACGGCCAGTTTCTGCATCTTTCTATGCGCTAA
- the glyQ gene encoding glycine--tRNA ligase subunit alpha produces the protein MQKFDTRTFQGLILTLQDYWARQGCTIVQPLDMEVGAGTSHPMTCLRALGPEPMATAYVQPSRRPTDGRYGENPNRLQHYYQFQVVIKPSPDNIQELYLGSLKELGMDPTIHDIRFVEDNWENPTLGAWGLGWEVWLNGMEVTQFTYFQQVGGLECKPVTGEITYGLERLAMYIQGVDSVYDLVWSDGPLGKTTYGDVFHQNEVEQSTYNFEYADVDFLFTCFEQYEKEAQQLLALETPLPLPAYERILKAAHSFNLLDARKAISVTERQRYILRIRTLTKAVAEAYYASREALGFPMCNKDK, from the coding sequence ATGCAAAAGTTTGATACCAGGACCTTCCAGGGCCTGATCCTGACCTTACAGGATTACTGGGCTCGTCAGGGCTGCACCATTGTTCAACCACTGGACATGGAAGTCGGCGCCGGCACATCCCACCCAATGACCTGCTTACGCGCATTGGGACCAGAGCCGATGGCGACGGCTTACGTACAGCCATCTCGTCGCCCGACCGATGGCCGCTATGGCGAAAACCCGAACCGCTTACAGCACTATTACCAGTTCCAGGTGGTGATTAAGCCTTCTCCGGACAACATTCAGGAGCTGTACCTCGGATCCCTGAAAGAGTTGGGTATGGATCCCACTATCCACGACATCCGCTTTGTGGAAGATAACTGGGAAAACCCGACATTGGGCGCCTGGGGCCTGGGCTGGGAAGTGTGGCTGAACGGCATGGAAGTGACGCAGTTCACTTACTTCCAGCAGGTCGGCGGACTGGAGTGCAAACCGGTTACCGGCGAAATCACTTACGGTCTGGAACGTCTGGCGATGTACATCCAGGGCGTGGACAGCGTATACGATCTGGTCTGGAGCGACGGCCCGCTGGGTAAAACCACCTATGGCGACGTGTTCCATCAGAACGAAGTGGAACAATCCACCTATAACTTTGAATACGCAGACGTGGACTTCCTGTTCACCTGCTTCGAGCAGTATGAGAAAGAAGCGCAGCAGTTGCTGGCGCTGGAAACTCCACTGCCGCTGCCAGCCTATGAGCGTATTCTCAAAGCCGCCCATAGCTTCAACCTGCTGGATGCGCGTAAAGCCATCTCCGTCACCGAGCGTCAGCGCTACATTCTGCGCATTCGCACCCTGACCAAAGCAGTGGCAGAAGCTTACTATGCTTCCCGTGAAGCCCTTGGCTTCCCGATGTGCAACAAAGACAAATAA